The DNA segment TTTTTAAGGAAATGAGTGATATTTAGTTGAAATGTCACATATTTATAAGGCAAATTAGGTTGTTCATAAAAGTCTTTTTCTTTTTTTGTAGTCCTAGCTTTACTTACAACACGTAAGACAAATTAAGACAATTTACCCTTCTTGTACCGAATCCATGCAGGCGATATGATTTAGGAACTACCAATTAAAAAGGTTCGGTAATGAATAAGAAGGGGGATGAATCACTTGTCTGGCCAATCAAAACGCTCAATGTCTTTTTCTCTGCAATCAACTAGTAAACCCTTCCTATTTAAACGTAAAGGGACTGGCGATTCCACAAACAACAGACCGCTTATATGGATTCATTCAGACCAAGCTTTCTTATTAGTTCAAAGTCCAACAAGTATCGTAATGAATTGGGTTATTCAAAAAGAAACAAGGGATATGGTAGCCCTTCATTTTAATGAGTCCTGGAGACGCCTTCATAAAAAAATTCGTTTACATGATGTAACAAAGCTCATCTTCTCAAATGGATATTCAAATCGGTATCTTGAAGTGGAGGTGCCAGAGATGACAGATAACTGGCATTTTCACCAGTTAGATTCGGGATGCTCTTATTTAGCGGAATTTGGAGTGGGACAAGATAAGGATCAATTTCTGCCACTCTTTCGAACAAATACAATTGATACGCCAATCGTGAGCAGATTAGCCCAAAATGAGCCAAGCCAACTAGATTGGAAACAAGTGAACTTAGGGTCGTCAGGTCAATGGCAAGATCAATTTAGCGCTTATACGATTTATGATTGATATAGAGAGGAGAGCTGCAATGAAAAAAGGTTATTATTCGCTCATTCTTCATGCCCACCTACCTTATGTTAGGCATGAAGAGGATCATCGTTTAGAACAAAACTGGTTATTTGAAGCGATAACTGAATCGTATATCCCGCTCATTCATTCAATTGACCAAGCAAATCAAGCTCATGCTGTTACGCTCTCACTCTCGCCACCGCTTATGGAAATGCTTGCAGATCCACTTCTCCAAAAACGTTTTGTAAGCTACTTAAAGAATGTAGAGAGATTATTAAAGAAAGAAACTCGTTTTCAGAAACAGCATGAGGTTCCAGATGACTTATTAGCGTTTTACAAACGTAGATATTCCCTTATTCGAGACTTTATTAAGAAATGGAATGGTCAATTACTGTCAGCTTTTAAAGACCTTCACTTCAGAGGGTTGATCACTTGTATAACGTCCTCAGCGACGCATACATTCCTTCCTTATCTGTTAACAGAGGAAGGGGTTAGGCTACAGATTAAAGAAGGAATACGTTGCTTTGAAAAGCATTTTCAATTTACACCTAAAGGGTTTTGGGTTCCCGAGTGTGCCTTTAATGATCGAGTGGACAAGGTACTCGCGGAAGAGGGGATTCTGTATACGTTTGTTGATGAGCATGCATTGCTCCAATCAAATCCTCGTCCTGAGAAGGGAAGTGGTGCACCTGTTTTGAGTAAACAAGGTGTAGCGCTCTTTCCAAGGCATACAAGCTTATCTGCGCAAGTATGGAGCTCAACAGATGGCTATCCAGGGGATGAATGGTACAGAGAATTTTATCGAGACATTGCTTATGAGCGAGAGTGGTCATACATAAAGCCACATATGCACCCTGAGGGTATTCGCTTTGACACCGGTCTTAAATTTAGTCGAGTGACTGGTCAAAGTGAGACGAAGGCATTCTACTCCCCTAAGGTTGCGGACGAACGAGTAAGTGCTCATGCGAACCATTTTATTGAAAAGGTGACTGAGCAAGCTGATCGGCATAAAGCGCAGTGTTTCCCACCTTATATGATGGTCACTCCATTTGATGCCGAATTATTTGGGCATTGGTGGTTTGAGGGGCCGGCATGGATTGAGAGTTTGATTAAACAATCTTATGATCAGATCGAGTGGATTACACCAGAGCTTTATTTAGAGG comes from the Alkalihalobacillus sp. FSL W8-0930 genome and includes:
- a CDS encoding DUF4912 domain-containing protein, which produces MSGQSKRSMSFSLQSTSKPFLFKRKGTGDSTNNRPLIWIHSDQAFLLVQSPTSIVMNWVIQKETRDMVALHFNESWRRLHKKIRLHDVTKLIFSNGYSNRYLEVEVPEMTDNWHFHQLDSGCSYLAEFGVGQDKDQFLPLFRTNTIDTPIVSRLAQNEPSQLDWKQVNLGSSGQWQDQFSAYTIYD